The Pyrenophora tritici-repentis strain M4 chromosome 3, whole genome shotgun sequence genome has a window encoding:
- a CDS encoding translation release factor eRF1, with the protein MKLLKSQIEQKTGAGFVTLLPEEAEDMWHAYNLIQEHDQIRAKAVRRVSKTSEAGSTSSQRIALDLTITVTTTDFDIGSEQLHVSGRVAKENEHVKLGQHHTLDLELNRKFTLEKADGWDSVALEQLKEACDTANKAELWSVVLGEGTANICMITEHQTILRQRIEVSVPRKRKNGVDGHSKGMDRFFSTTLATLLRQIESTNTAPGKTLPILLASPGFVATAFLTYIKAEATRTTNKTLMALIPNITIAHSSSAHVHSLNEVLSSPAITNKLSNTKFARETALMDQFNTLVRLDDGRAWYGPREVERAVAKGAVGRGGGVLMINNQLFRAQNVQERRRWVKLVNQVRDVEGGEVRVLSSLHESGKRLEGLGNVAAILTYPLEDLDEEDADDAGGEDGEDGEMII; encoded by the exons ATGAAGCTCCTCAAGAGCCAGATTGAACAGAAAACTGGCGCTGGGTTCGTGACTCTGCTGCCAGAGGAGGCAGAGGACATG TGGCACGCATACAATCTCATACAAGAACATGATCAGATACGAGCGAAAGCGGTACGGCGCGTATCGAAAACGTCGGAAGCCGGCTCTACATCGTCGCAACGGATCGCACTCGACCTCACCATCACCGTCACAACCACAGACTTTGATATTGGATCAGAACAACTCCACGTCTCGGGTCGCGTGGCAAAAGAGAATGAGCATGTCAAGCTAGGGCAACACCATACGCTTGATTTGGAGCTCAACCGAAAATTTACATTGGAAAAGGCAGATGGCTGGGATAGTGTCGCGCTCGAGCAACTCAAAGAGGCATGCGACACGGCAAATAAGGCCGAACTCTGGTCTGTTGTACTGGGAGAAGGCACAGCAAACATATGCATGATTACCGAGCATCAAACCATATTACGGCAAAGGATCGAGGTATCAGTACCGCGAAAGCGAAAAAACGGCGTAGACGGACACAGCAAAGGCATGGATAGATTCTTCTCCACAACACTAGCCACTCTTCTCCGGCAAATCGAGAGTACAAACACCGCGCCAGGCAAAACACTACCAATACTACTAGCCAGCCCAGGTTTCGTAGCCACAGCATTCCTGACGTACATCAAAGCGGAAGCGACACGAACAACCAACAAAACCCTCATGGCGCTCATCCCCAACATCACAATCGCACACTCGTCCTCTGCCCACGTCCACTCCCTAAACGAAGTCCTCTCCTCCCCCGCCATAACAAACAAACTCTCAAACACCAAATTCGCCCGCGAAACAGCCCTCATGGACCAATTCAACACCCTTGTCCGCCTCGACGACGGCCGCGCATGGTACGGCCCCCGCGAGGTCGAACGCGCCGTCGCCAAGGGTGCCGTCGGACGCGGCGGCGGCGTCCTCATGATCAACAACCAGCTGTTCCGCGCCCAGAACGTGCAGGAACGCAGGCGCTGGGTCAAGCTCGTGAACCAGGTCCGTGATGTAGAAGGCGGAGAAGTCCGCGTGCTCAGCTCCTTACATGAGAGCGGTAAGCGGCTGGAAGGGCTGGGCAATGTCGCTGCTATCCTGACGTATCCGCTCGAGGACCTGGATGAAGAGGATGCGGATGATGCCGGTGGggaggatggcgaggatggcgagaTGATTATCTAG
- a CDS encoding BetA, Choline dehydrogenase and related flavoprotein produces the protein MPAFSRLAVALQLSTVFLSPVLGAAAGQQYDYVIVGGGVTGLVVANRLSEDKSKTVLVIEAGDNVDTDGTRIPYKANDLTAAAGLYWDGIKSLPEPAIGNGSFDVFVAKVLGGGSVVNGMIYDRGSAGDYDCWAALGNDDWDWKGLLPYFIKGTTLQPPTPEAAKKFNITWDESVYGNGPLPVSITSNQYKDITSYFAAWKASGVHVPQDGNNGEAIGPSWFPNTMDVKTGRRAHAVYAYYDTIKATRPNLHIITGTTVNKINFDTSCKTPKAIGVETTDKTGKCQIFNAKKEVVLAAGTIATPKLLQLSGVGPESVMKPAGIRTVVALDAVGTNFQDHPYATLIFNTTNQFFPDQNSLATNATFNATAWKQYQETKTGPYTYARGNSLAFVPLPDMTNDTESLTKSLNSQRSTDYLPNIYKINKKLTRGFAKQAKFIAESFGRKDIAAAELTCAADGTYVLAAVEKPLSRGTVHINPKNPRGPPIVTYNALMNPIDRRVLFTSVRFFRTIWASPLLARYKITEKVPGAQFKTDEELYTALIKQKMLAPSLAHPCGSCPMMPREDGGCVSDKLLVYGTQHLSIVDASIIPIIPGAHTQATAYAIAEKAADIIKAR, from the exons ATGCCTGCATTCTCACGCTTGGCTGTAGCTCTTCAGCTCTCAACTGTTTTCCTGTCGCCTGTACTCGGTGCTGCCGCTGGTCAGCAATATGACTATGTAATCGTAGGGGGTGGCGTCACTGGGTTGGTCGTTGCCAACCGTCTCAGCGAAGACAAAAGCA AGACTGTTCTAGTCATCGAGGCAGGTGACAATGTCGATACCGACGGAACCAGGATTCCATACAAGGCCAATGACTTGACTGCAGCGGCCGGGCTGTATTGGGATGGCATCAAATCGCTGCCTGAGCCAGCTATTGGCAACGGCTCCTTCGATGTATTCGTCGCCAAGGTCCTCGGTGGCGGTTCAGTTGTCAACGGCATGATCTACGACCGCGGCTCAGCTGGTGACTACGATTGCTGGGCGGCTCTTGGTAACGATGATTGGGACTGGAAAGGCCTGTTACCCTATTTCATCAAAGGCACTACTTTACAACCACCTACGCCTGAGGCCGCAAAGAAATTCAACATTACATGGGATGAATCTGTGTACGGCAACGGCCCTCTCCCAGTCTCAATCACCTCCAACCAGTACAAGGATATCACGTCATACTTCGCGGCATGGAAGGCAAGCGGTGTCCATGTCCCACAGGATGGCAATAACGGAGAGGCCATTGGTCCTTCCTGGTTTCCCAACACTATGGATGTAAAAACCGGACGTCGAGCTCACGCCGTTTACGCATATTACGATACCATCAAAGCGACGCGTCCCAACCTGCACATCATCACTGGTACAACTGTGAACAAGATCAACTTCGACACATCATGCAAGACTCCAAAGGCTATCGGTGTCGAGACCACTGACAAGACGGGCAAGTGCCAAATCTTCAATGCCAAGAAGGAGGTTGTACTTGCGGCTGGAACGATTGCGACACCGAAGCTGCTCCAACTCAGCGGTGTTGGACCCGAGTCTGTCATGAAGCCTGCAGGTATTCGTACCGTGGTTGCACTCGATGCTGTAGGTACTAATTTCCAGGACCACCCCTACGCTACCCTGATTTTCAACACAACCAACCAATTCTTCCCCGACCAGAATTCGCTAGCTACCAACGCCACTTTCAATGCGACTGCATGGAAACAGTACCAGGAGACCAAGACTGGACCCTACACATATGCCCGCGGCAATTCGCTTGCCTTTGTCCCTCTGCCCGACATGACCAACGACACGGAGTCTCTGACAAAGTCTTTGAACAGCCAGAGGTCGACCGATTACCTTCCAAATATCTACAAGATCAACAAGAAGCTTACCAGGGGCTTTGCAAAGCAAGCCAAGTTTATTGCTGAGTCGTTTGGTCGCAAGGACATTGCTGCCGCTGAGCTGACTTGTGCTGCTGATGGCACCTATGTCCTAGCTGCTGTAGAGAAGCCCCTGTCCCGCGGTACTGTGCACATCAACCCCAAGAACCCTAGAGGGCCACCCATTGTCACATACAACGCACTCATGAATCCAATCGATCGCCGGGTCTTATTTACCAGTGTGCGATTCTTCCGCACCATCTGGGCTAGTCCCCTACTCGCCCGCTACAAGATCACGGAGAAGGTTCCTGGCGCCCAGTTCAAAACCGATGAAGAGCTTTACACCGCTCTCATTAAGCAAAAGATGTTGGCGCCCTCTCTTGCTCACCCATGTGGCTCATGCCCCATGATGCCTAGGGAGGATGGTGGCTGTGTCAGCGACAAGCTGTTGGTCTATGGCACTCAGCATCTATCTATCGTTGATGCTTCCATCATTCCCATCATCCCTGGCGCCCATACGCAAGCTACTGCGTACGCTATCGCCGAGAAGGCTGCAGACATTATCAAGGCCAGGTAG